The Ascaphus truei isolate aAscTru1 unplaced genomic scaffold, aAscTru1.hap1 HAP1_SCAFFOLD_794, whole genome shotgun sequence genome segment CAGTGACTCACTGTGAAACGCATTGGATAGAAAACAAGGGGATCCCTGATGAAGCAGTGACTCACTGTGAAACGCATTGGATAGAAAACAAGGGGATCCCTGATGATTCATATAGAGCAATTTAGACGGTgaatcagagagagataataactAATAATCAGGGAAGTAACACTTtatgggggtggtgggagagACATAAATATTGTAAACATGTTGGTGACCATCGTTGACACCTGGAGAGAAGGGAAGAAACACAATTAATTCATTGTGAATATGGTAAAAATAAATCCGACTGCTGGGATCCCAGATTCCACTCTTATGAGGTTTAATACAAGTTACAGTTGGAAACACCCAGAGAAAATATTACGGTTGTCAATCTACTTTATAAGACATCACATTGAACTCCGTTTCACAATAGGTAATTTTGGGGGGGAGCTGCACCTTTAAACTGCAAGTCACCAAATAGTAGGTAGCAGACCGAGATCAAACCCAAAAGGGAGCCATGTCTGTTTCTGAATGGGTCTGCTGGCTCTATACTTCTGTAACCTGTACTTGGCTGTTCGAGGGCAAACTTTTCCCTCCTGTTCTACCCACCTTTAACCATGTTAAATGGTAAACTTGCTTCACTATGATATATAATGTGCCCACCACAAAGACATGTTAACAATTATTGTATGCCCATCACATGACATATTCCATATGTAACCCCACCATGGTTTGACTAATGTAGAGCCCCCTAGATAAGGGCGCTTTATAAGTATATGCCTGTGTAGGGAACGGTCACTGTTCAGGCCTATCTGTATTACAGCTTTGGTTATGGGATACACTGATGTGTCACCTTCTGATCTGTCTCCCACACAGGCCAAGAATCCACAAGGTCAGCGGGAGGTCACCGATCCCTTTAACAAGCTTTGCGGACCTGAATATAACTTGGCTAGGTGCCCCCAGCGGCACCAGCGCTCACATCAGCACCGGCCGAGGCTTACAGCAGGGGAGGACCATTCATCACTAAGGGACCACCCCGAGCTGGTGTGGGACCCCAGGAGCAGGTTAGAGAGGACCACGGAGGCTTTCCGCCAGGCAATGAGACAAAACCAAACCGACAATCTCTCTGCTGCTGATTGTGGCCCTGGGTTgggatggaaaagggcacacgatGAGTGTCAGACTTCTCAAACATGTACACACTATGGTCACCAGCATAATGCCAGGCACACTATCAGCCCAAAGCAGTGGGTGCTGAGTGAGCGAAAGCCTCCCGTCAACTACCAGAGCTACCCTTTGCAAGAGATGTTCCCAgggcaggtcacacaggcagGGCACAGGCACAGGGCTGGAGAAAACCAGACTTCATTTGATGTTCTCAGCAGTATCTGGAGCTGTAATACTCACAAGTCACCTGGTTCCAAAATCTCTGTTCACCAAAGTCACTGCTTGAACGTATCCCCTCAGGAGGCTATGCCATGTTACAGGGAGCTAAGTGCACAAAGAGAGCACTCAAAGGGCAGCCTTCAGAATTACCCCAGCTATTACCCCAGCTTCCCACCTGGGGAGGGCTTTCAGGATGTGGCAGATGCCTCACACGTGGAATCTTTGGAGCTCAGGGATGTAAAGACTGTGCAGAGGCAGCGGGCTCAAAGCTTTGGGTCAGAGACCATATTCCATCATGCGGTACTTCCACCAACCTCCTCTAGATGGAAGGGTGTCCATGAGCACAACCATGGTGCGCTGTGGAGCCCAATATCTGCTCTAACAAGGGACCCTGTGCCCACGGGCGGCATGGAGAATTTGTGGGGCAAAGGATGGCACAGCAATAAGGACTGGTCTTGTGTAGCTGTACACTCGGACCTGCACGGTCACCGAGGCCAGTTGCCCATCTCGATGTTTCCCCCTTCAGAATCCCTGGACCTGGAAGACTCATTTCACACTCTTCCCTCCGGAGGATCATACAGGCGAACACTGTTAAATAGGTCGAGCCCCGACACCTGGGTATTCCCAAGAATGAAACTTTATTAGCAATATTGCACAATCTCCGAGACCCCCAGAGACTGGGGGCTGCCCGAGACCCCCAGAGACTGGGGGCTGCCCGAGACCCCCAGAGACTGGCGGCTGCCCGAGACCCCCAGAGACTGGGGGCTGCAGTACTCCAAGGTACAAGTGTTCCCCATTCTTGAGATATGTAACAATTCTTACCCGGGTCAGCCTTACTATAACGGCTCATTAAAGAGCGGTGACATCGCGAGACGATGTAGGACTAGCTGTGTTTATACCTGACAAGCCCATAACAAGAAAAGCCTTTCTATTACTAGGACAAAGACGCAATTGTCCCCTTGGTGCATGCCAACGTGTCCTCACCCTGCCTGTGTTCCTCTGTCAGTGTCACATTGTATTGTTTGTTTATAAATGCTATCCACAAAACTGTGTCCTCAATGTTTCACTCCACAGCAgacaacatgcacaggggggaggcagcaccgctgctagggctgacttacaggtcacatatcccactatccaacatgcacaggggggaggcagcaccgctgctagggctgacttacaggtcacatatcccactatccaacatgcacaggggggaggcagcaccgctgctagggctgacttacaggtcacatatcccactatccaacatgcacaggggggaggcagcaccgctgctagggctgacttacaggtcacatatcccactatccaacatgcacaggggggaggcatcaccgctgctagggctgacttacaggtcagatatcccactatccaacatgcacaggggggaggcagcaccgctgctagggctgacttacaggtcacatatcccactatccaacatgcacaggggggaggcagcaccgctgctagggctgacttacaggttagatatcccactatccaacatgcacaggagggaggcagcaccgctgctagggctgacttacaggtcagatatcccactatccaacatgcacaggggggaggcagcaccgctgctagggctgacttacaggtcacatatcccactatccaacatgcacaggggggaggcagcaccgctgctagggctgacttacaggtcagatatctcactatccaacatgcacaggggggaggcagcaccgctgctagggctgacttacaggtcagatatcccactatccaacatgcacaggggggaggcagcaccgctgctagggctgacttacaggtcagatatctcactatccaacatgcacaggggggaggcagcaccgctgctagggctgacttacaggtcagatatctcactatccaacatgcacaggggggaggcagcaccgctgctagggctgacttacaggtcagatatcccactatccaacatgcacaggggggaggcagcaccgctgctagggctgacttacaggtcatatatcccactatccaacatgcacaggaggaggcagcaccgctgctagggctgacttacagctcagatatctcactatccaacatgcacaggggggaggcagcaccgctgctagggctgacttacaggtcagatatctcactatccaacatgcacaggagggagacagcaccgctgctagggctgacttacaggtcagatatctcactatccaacatgcacaggggggaggcagcaccgctgctagggctgacttacaggtcagatatcccactatccaacatgcacaggggggaggcagcaccgctgctagggctgacttacaggtcacatatcccactatccaacatgcacaggggggaggcagcaccgctgctagggctgacttacaggtcagatatctcactatccaacatgcacaggagggagacagcaccgctgctagggctgacttacaggtcagatatctcactatccaacatgcacaggagggaggtagcaccgctgctagggctgacttacaggtcagatatctcactatccaacatgcacaggagggagacagcaccgctgctagggctgacttacaggtcagatatcccactatccaacatgcacaggggggaggcagcaccgctgctagggctgacttacaggtcagatatctcactatccaacatgcacaggagggaggcagcaccgctgctagggctgacttacaggtcatatatcccactatccaacatgcacaggggggaggcagcaccgctgctagggctgacttacaggtcagatatctcactatccaacatgcacaggagggagacagcaccgctgctagggctgacttacaggtcagatatctcactatccaacatgcacaggagggagacagcaccgctgctagggctgacttacaggtcagatatcccactatccaacatgcacaggggggaggcagcaccgctgctagggctgacttacaggtcagatatctcactatccaacatgcacaggagggaggcagcaccgctgctagggctgacttacaggtcatatatcccactatccaacatgcacaggggggaggcagcaccgctgctagggctgacttacagctcagatatctcactatccaacatgcacaggggggaggcagcaccgctgctagggctgacttacaggtcagatatcccactatccaacatgcacaggggggaggcagcaccgctgctagggctgacttacaggtcatatatctcactatccaacatgcacaggggggaggcagcaccgctgctagggctgacttacaggtcagatatcccactatccaacatgcacaggggggaggcagcaccgctgctagggctgacttacaggtcacatatcccactatccaacatgcacaggggggaggcagcaccgctgctagggctgacttacaggtcagatatctcactatccaacatgcacaggagggagacagcaccgctgctagggctgacttacaggtcagatatctcactatccaacatgcacaggggggaggcagcaccgctgctagggctgacttacaggtcagatatcccactatccaacatgcacaggggggaggcagcaccgctgctagggctgacttacaggtcacatatcccactatccaacatgcacaggggggaggcagcaccgctgctagggctgacttacagctcagatatctcactatccaacatgcacaggggggaggcagcaccgctgctagggctgacttacaggtcagatatctcactatccaacatgcagaggggggaggcagcaccgctgctagggctgacttacaggtcagatatctcactatccaacatgcacaggggggaggcagcaccgctgctagggctgacttacaggtcagatatcccactatccaacatgcacaggggggaggcagcaccgctgctagggctgacttacaggtcacatatcccactatccaacatgcacaggggggaggcagcaccgctgctagggctgacttacaggtcagatatctcactatccaacatgcacaggagggagacagcaccgctgctagggctgacttacaggtcagatatctcactatccaacatgcacaggagggaggtagcaccgctgctagggctgacttacaggtcagatatctcactatccaacatgcacaggggggaggaagcaccgctgctagggctgacttacaggtcacatataccactatccaacatgcacagggcggaggcagcaccgctgctagggctgacttacaggtcagatatctcactatccaacatgcacaggagggaggTAGCACcactgctagggctgacttacaggtcagatatctcactatccaacatgcacaggggggaggcagcaccgctgctagggctgacttacaggtcagatatcccactatccaacatgcacaggggggaggcagcaccgctgctagggctgacttacaggtcatatatcccactatccaacatgcacaggggggaggcagcaccgctgctagggctgacttacaggtcagatatctcactaaccaacatgcagaggggggaggcagcaccgctgctagggctgacttacaggtcagatatcccactatccaacatgcacaggggggaggcagcaccgttgctagggctgacttacaggtcatatatctcactatccaacatgcacaggggggaggcagcaccgctgctagggctgacttacaggtcagatatctcactatccaacatgcagaggggggaggcagcaccgctgctagggctgacttacaggtcagatatcccactatccaacatgcacaggggggaggcagcaccgctgctagggctgacttacaggtcagatatcccactatccaacatgcacaggggggaggcagcaccgctgctagggctgacttacaggtcagatatctcactatccaacatgcacaggggggaggcagcaccgctgctagggctgacttacaggtcagatatcccactatccaacatgcacaggggggaggcagcaccgctgctagggctgacttacaggtcagatatcccactatccaacatgcacaggggggaggcagcaccgctgctagggctgacttacaggtcagatatctcactatccaacatgcacaggggggaggcagcaccgctgctagggctgacttacaggtcagatatcccactatccaacatgcacaggggggaggcagcaccgctgctagggctgacttacaggtcacatatcccactatccaacatgcacaggggggaggcagcaccgctgctagggctgacttacaggtcacatatcccactatccaacatgcacaggggggaggcagcaccgctgctagggctgacttacaggttagatatcccactatccaacatgcacaggggggaggcagcaccgctgctagggctgacttacaggtcagatatcccactatccaacatgcacaggggggaggcagcaccgctgctagggctgacttacaggtcacatatcccactatccaacatgcacaggggggaggcagcaccgctgctagggctgacttacaggtcagatatctcactatccaacatgcacaggggggaggcagcaccgctgctagggctgacttacaggtcatatatcccactatccaacatgcacaggggggaggcagcaccgctgctagggctgacttacaggtcagatatctccctatccaacatgcacaggggggaggcagcaccgctgctagggctgacttacaggtcagatatcccactatccaacatgcacaggggggaggcagcaccgctgctagggctgacttacaggtcagatatctcactatccaacatgcacaggagggaggcagcaccgctgctagggctgacttacaggtcatatatcccactatccaacatgcacaggggggaggcagcaccgctgctagggctgacttacaggtcagatatctcactatccaacatgcacaggagggagacagcaccgctgctagggctgacttacaggtcagatatctcactatccaacatgcacaggagggagacagcaccgctgctagggctgacttacaggtcagatatcccactatccaacatgcacaggggggaggcagcaccgctgctagggctgacttacaggtcatatatctcactatccaacatgcacaggggggaggcagcaccgctgctagggctgacttacaggtcagatatcccactatccaacatgcacaggggggaggcagcaccgctgctagggctgacttacaggtcacatatcccactatccaacatgcacaggggggaggcagcaccgctgctagggctgacttacaggtcagatatctcactatccaacatgcacaggagggaggcagcaccgctgctagggctgacttacaggtcagatatctcactatccaacatgcacaggagggaggtagcaccgctgctagggctgacttacaggtcagatatcccactatccaacatgcacaggagggagacagcaccgctgctagggctgacttacaggtcagatatcccactatccaacatgcacaggggggaggcagcaccgctgctagggctgacttacaggtcagatatctcactatccaacatgcacaggggggaggaagcaccgctgctagggctgacttacaggtcacatatcccactatccaacatgcacagggcggaggcagcaccgctgctagggctgacttacaggtcagatatctcactatccaacatgcacaggagggaggtagcaccgctgctagggctgacttacaggtcagatatctcactatccaacatgcacaggggggaggcagcaccgttgctagggctgacttacaggtcatatatctcactatccaacatgcacaggggggaggcagcaccgctgctagggctgacttacaggtcagatatctcactatccaacatgcagaggggggaggcagcaccgctgctagggctgacttacaggtcagatatcccactatccaacatgcacaggggggaggcagcaccgctgctagggctgacttacaggtcagatatcccactatccaacatgcacaggggggaggcagcaccgctgctagggctgacttacaggtcagatatcccactatccaacatgcacaggggggaggcagcaccgctgctagggctgacttacaggtcagatatcccactatccaacatgcacaggggggaggcagcaccgctgctagggctgacttacaggtcagatatctcactatccaacatgcacaggagggaggcagcaccgctgctagggctgacttacaggtcatatatcccactatccaacatgcacaggggggaggcagcaccgctgctagggctgacttacagctcagatatctcactatccaacatgcacaggggggaggcagcaccgctgctagggctgacttacaggtcagatatcccactatccaacatgcacaggggggaggcagcaccgctgctagggctgacttacaggtcatatatctcactatccaacatgcacaggggggaggcagcaccgctgctagggctgacttacaggtcagatatcccactatccaacatgcacaggggggaggcagcaccgctgctagggctgacttacaggtcacatatcccactatccaacatgcacaggggggaggcagcaccgctgctagggctgacttacaggtcagatatctcactatccaacatgcacaggagggagacagcaccgctgctagggctgacttacaggtcagatatctcactatc includes the following:
- the LOC142486231 gene encoding uncharacterized protein LOC142486231, with translation MSQGSSYLPCLNPQGPTPSSAGSEPKAMTVRGGSCDIRAGPSGTERALKMKRKKSKKERNHARFSNPQAKRVLGQGSHGSFPPKCPPPSCARAIPPSALRGACNSNPVIITQSRLTQHLGIFNREVKSADIGRLLSTGAQAQDPRSKSQSQGGSTGPGDVTPTPGTEPQGQGEEPAPNITQADQKGTSSSQPSSTLPASGADISPPQRHTAPVPEAALAILHMLRSQPPFPGRSLLSETQQAITANVLLQHGTMPNLSALSVRRKLDYSSKVGADACEDMDQRHSNIEGTGSRKTGHRSERERNLKQRFPLQFLSSPEARPVHTGIKSAKNPQGQREVTDPFNKLCGPEYNLARCPQRHQRSHQHRPRLTAGEDHSSLRDHPELVWDPRSRLERTTEAFRQAMRQNQTDNLSAADCGPGLGWKRAHDECQTSQTCTHYGHQHNARHTISPKQWVLSERKPPVNYQSYPLQEMFPGQVTQAGHRHRAGENQTSFDVLSSIWSCNTHKSPGSKISVHQSHCLNVSPQEAMPCYRELSAQREHSKGSLQNYPSYYPSFPPGEGFQDVADASHVESLELRDVKTVQRQRAQSFGSETIFHHAVLPPTSSRWKGVHEHNHGALWSPISALTRDPVPTGGMENLWGKGWHSNKDWSCVAVHSDLHGHRGQLPISMFPPSESLDLEDSFHTLPSGGSYRRTLLNRSSPDTWVFPRMKLY